The following nucleotide sequence is from Cercospora beticola chromosome 2, complete sequence.
CACGAATGGGAACCGGACTTTGGTGTCGACCTTTTGACTCTCTTTGCTGGATTTTGAATGCGAAAAGCGTTTGAAGTGGATGGGGATGACTGGTGGCAGACGAGTCAAcgagagcttcttcttggcttcCTTGGGCCCGTCGCATTTGCGGCAGGTGTAGTTTTCGCTCGACAACGTCTCGGCTGATGTATATCGGTCCAGGCATTCGACCAGCTCCACCGGGATCTGCTCCTTCACAGTCTGAGTAGCGCCCGTGAGTgcaagcttcttctttttgacCACAACGCCAGCGCTCTTCACATCGAGACTGAGGTCCATGAAAGCTTCTGATGTGCTGTTCGCAGTTTTGCATGTGCCGCACGTCACTGTGCTCCGCATCATTCCTCCGAACGTTTGGTGTACCACGCACTCGCAATTTTTCGcatctttcttctcctcatcttccGTATTCGCCTCGTGCAGGCTATTAAGTATGAATCCGAGGTATTCGTGTGCATCTTGCTGGCTGTACCCAGCCAGATTCCCTCCATTTTTCCAGCAGCCTTGTAGCATATGCACTGCACCGTATCCCTCGTGTTTTTCGGCGCCGTAGAAATCGGTGAACATATCGTCAAGGGCACAAGAAGTGCATGCTTCGCGTTCGCATTCGGAGGATCGATGCCCCTCGGAGAGGTAGTATGTGCGGATGAATGGGTTGTGAATAAGCGATTGGAGGATCACAGACATGAAGCATGTCTGACCCATGTTATATAACCCTCTCAGACCTGTTGCAGCACATGGTGTCGTCGCAGTATTGCCCGAAACCAGCTTCTTATCGTTCTCGTCCGTCAGCATAGAGAACTTTCGCTTCTTGGAGGGCGGGGATCGGATGGTCTCGAAGGCGGGGTCATAGACGAAGTCTTTGCACATATGGCAGTAGAGGAAGCCGTTCGCAGACTCCACGGCTATGCTGTGTCAGCCATATTTGTCCACACTCTTTTCGGAATCACCCACCGAAGAGATGGTCTTTGCGATGCGGGTCCCTCGTCACGCTGACATTGGGACATTGCAGACAGAGGTACGTCACCGCACCTGTCACCGCAGGTCCATTTGATCCCTTGTACAGCGCCCAGCTC
It contains:
- a CDS encoding uncharacterized protein (MEROPS:MER0002476~BUSCO:EOG09261I8J) → MATTAQTPSATSESSSAPKLLKKASTSDTKALTPTQTEFGCSHTKSLLTSARQGAITGYQKAITSLQKEDNLSWALYKGSNGPAVTGAVTYLCLQCPNVSVTRDPHRKDHLFAVESANGFLYCHMCKDFVYDPAFETIRSPPSKKRKFSMLTDENDKKLVSGNTATTPCAATGLRGLYNMGQTCFMSVILQSLIHNPFIRTYYLSEGHRSSECEREACTSCALDDMFTDFYGAEKHEGYGAVHMLQGCWKNGGNLAGYSQQDAHEYLGFILNSLHEANTEDEEKKDAKNCECVVHQTFGGMMRSTVTCGTCKTANSTSEAFMDLSLDVKSAGVVVKKKKLALTGATQTVKEQIPVELVECLDRYTSAETLSSENYTCRKCDGPKEAKKKLSLTRLPPVIPIHFKRFSHSKSSKESQKVDTKVRFPFVLDMSPYVSKSGAGSKEGTNGDSKKDDDDDESKTSSKDKDAADEAPVEPEAPIYELSSVVVHKGKIDSGHYISYSKQDDEWFRLDDSMVVLVDEKEVLNAEAYMLFYVVQEF